In one Lolium rigidum isolate FL_2022 chromosome 3, APGP_CSIRO_Lrig_0.1, whole genome shotgun sequence genomic region, the following are encoded:
- the LOC124697477 gene encoding uncharacterized protein LOC124697477 has translation MTLLAAITNPTPATTAAHLVLTPAPPPPPTSSALPTPIPPTVWSLSPADPTLATAAASLAASLSASSLTAPRFRALLATFLAALSHSLSLPPPSPNLPLAVRAAATYLPATLAALIASTASHLSDHDVVLALADARAIPHPQSDLLASLADAARPDLVCAVLRQAADLRASELLAALRCFLSPASDAAYDAMAAVKGRWKDAALLAVNKCKAKNAGKKETAVARQAALLLMMGHDGFTSPEVCLHYLFASRAADCVDSVVLAAAVSELDGAEVAGLLSYLSKWVGKYWRFPMARACPTEMTGLEQCESVPSLGAVTRAMGLVLDQHFSHLVLNAELRKELCAAEVMVKELAVEAESSGPILDLLHRMQQAV, from the coding sequence ATGACGCTCCTCGCCGCCATCACCAACCCCACcccggccaccaccgccgcccaccTCGTGCTCacccctgcgccgccgccgcctccgacctCCTCCGCGCTCCCCACCCCGATCCCACCCACCGTCTGGTCCCTCTCCCCGGCCGACCCAaccctcgccaccgccgccgcctccctcgccgcctccctctccgcctcctccctcaCCGCCCCGCGCTTCCGCGCCCTCCTCGCcaccttcctcgccgccctctcccACTCCCTCTCCCTCCCGCCCCCCTCCCCGAACCTCCCCCTCGcggtccgcgccgccgccacctaccTCCCCGCCACCCTCGCCGCCCTCATCGCCTCCACCGCATCCCACCTCTCCGACCACGACGTGGTCCTCGCCCTCGCGGACGCCCGCGCCATCCCGCACCCGCAGTCCGACCTCCTCGCCTCCCTCGCCGACGCCGCCCGCCCCGACCTCGTCTGCGCGGTCCTCCGCCAGGCCGCCGACCTCCGCGCCTCCGAGCTCCTCGCCGCGCTCCGCTGCTTCCTCTCCccggcctccgacgccgcctACGACGCCATGGCGGCCGTCAAGGGCCGCTGGAAGGACGCCGCCCTGCTCGCGGTCAACAAGTGCAAGGCCAAGAACGCGGGGAAGAAGGAGACCGCCGTCGCGCGCCAGGCCGCCTTGCTGCTCATGATGGGCCACGACGGGTTCACCTCCCCCGAGGTCTGCCTGCACTACCTCTTCGCGTCGAGGGCTGCCGACTGCGTCGACTCCGTGGTCCTCGCCGCAGCCGTGTCCGAGCTGGACGGCGCCGAGGTGGCCGGCCTGTTGAGCTACCTCTCCAAGTGGGTAGGCAAGTACTGGAGGTTCCCAATGGCGCGGGCTTGCCCGACGGAGATGACGGGGCTCGAGCAGTGTGAGAGCGTGCCGTCGCTCGGCGCTGTGACCAGGGCCATGGGGTTGGTGCTGGACCAGCATTTCTCCCACCTTGTGCTGAACGCGGAGCTGCGGAAGGAGTTGTGTGCTGCGGAGGTGATGGTGAAAGAGCTGGCTGTCGAGGCCGAATCTTCCGGTCCAATCCTCGACTTGCTGCACCGTATGCAGCAAGCTGTGTGA